The DNA window ACCTCCGCAAGATGAACGTTTACTCCAAATATTTTGGGATGACATTTCAAAACTCAAGAGTAGGAGCAATGAAAATAAAAGATATTTCCTTTTTATCATAAGGCAATAAATTTTCCGGTTGAAACACTTGTGTTATTTTGGAATTCAAAAAAGTACATTCCTTTTTTCAAATCACCGCGTTCTATTTTTATTTCATATTCTGAAATATTGGTTATTGTGCGAACGGTCTTTCCAGTGATATCCATGATTTTAATGGATGCTCCTTTTTCGAAAACAATCTCTTGTGAAATAGAAAATGTAATTTCATTTAGAAATGGATTTGGAAATGTTTTTACAGAATGATCGAATACATTTTCTGCAACGTCAGCTGCAATGAAATTACCATATTCCCATAAGTCGTTGTAGTTGGTTCCACTCGTTCCAAACACACCATATCCTCTTGTTCCGATGGCAAAGCAATTCATGTAACGTCTGGCAGAGCCACTGAAATCAGTAATTTGAAGCCATGTGTTCCCAATTGGGTCATACTCCCAAAAATCCTGATAGTTGGTTCCACTCTGAAAATCGCAACCCGTTCCAACATACCCTTTACCATTGATGCTAAATGCACCAGCTTCCATTCTTGGCAGACCCGGCATTGATGCTTTGGCGGTCCACGCATTGGTAGCAGGGTTATATTCATACAAGTCACCATTCGGTCCTCCGTCATCGCCTGTAGCAACATATCCTTTGGAGCCAATTGTGAATGCAACTGCAGAAATCCTTGGTGTGCATGGAATAGGGGCAATGGCTAACCATGAATTTGAAACAGGATTGTATTCCCAAAAATCGGTAGAATAGGATCCTGTTCCGATATATCCTTTCCCGCTTACAGCAAAGGCTACAGCGCCTCTTCTTGCCATCGCTGGCATGGATGCCATAGGAGTCCAGCTGTTGGTAGCCGGACTGTATCGCCATAAATCAGTTTGTTCTACATAGGAATTATTTCTGCCTGTGCCAACATATCCATAATTTCCAATTGTAAATCCGGTTGGATGCATACGCGGTCCGGGAGGGAAACTTGCTTTTTGTGTCCATGAGTTTGTTCCTGGATCATATTCCCACCAATCGTCATAAATAATATCGGTTATAGCATTGATATGTCCCATACCTGCATACGCTCTACTACCAATAGTGATGGCAACACCTCTATGTCTTCCAATTGCCGGTACACTTGCACGTTGTGTCCAACCATACGCTAAATTTGGCGGTGGTGGTGGTGGTGGGCAAGTAACGCACGACAAGGTACCAATCCAGCCGGCATCAGTAATGGAGATGTCGGAAGTAAAAGCAAAGGTCATACAACCCGAAGAGCAAGTGAGTGTTCCGGGATTGGTGGTTCCTGTAAACGGACTGCCTGCAATTTGAGGTGAACTTGTGGAAGGGCCATCGTAGACAGCTAAATAATCAAATCCTGATTCAAGGGCAAATGAGCTGAATGTGATACTCACACAATTGGTTGTACCGGAACAAATGGTTTGTACAAAATTCGAGTTGTCAACATAAAATCCTGTTCCACCCGGATCCATATAGGTTCCACTGCAAGTTGTAATAGGTGTACTACTCATTATGTATGTTTGAGCATATATAGGAATTGTAAGTACGAACAAAAGTGGGGAGAGTAGTTTTGTTACCATGTATTAGTTTTTAGTGATACCTAGGCTGTCGAGTTCTTGCAATGTGATGGTTGGTAATCCACCGGTTTGTTTCATTTTTGAATGGCAAATGTTCCGGTAATTTTAGCCGCTTCTTCCGATGAAAATGCATTATTTCCCGCAATTCCCGGAATAATCGGTTGATGTATGTTTCGTTTACCATCCACATAAATATCGTATCCCCATCCAACAGATTTGCCGGATGTTATATCGATTACTTCAAATGTTTTTAGTTCGAGCGATTGTGATTGAATAGTAGGAGGAGTTGGAGTATTCTCTTGTATTTCTTCAGCAGGAAGAGCAAGTGTTTGAGTAGGGGAATTCCCTTTCTCTTGTGGATTAGAGCATGAAGACAGACATGCAACCAAAAATAATCCACGAATGGAATAGATTGAAATTCTGAAATTCATAGCGATTGAGTAGAGTAATTTACTATAAAGCTAATGTAAAATTTAGGTTAATCAAATATTTTTTGTGTTTTTATTTTGCACATGAACAGGGGTGAATTGATATGAACACCTGTTTATAACCATTTGAATATAAATGGGGTAAGAATTTGACTTTTACCTAAATTCTTTTTACTTTTATGATATCAATTCATCACTTCGTGACTTCAAAACGATTTAAATATTGTTTGTCAGTTGTATTCTGTTTTCCTGCTTTTGCTGTTTTTTCTCAAACAAATGCAGCCGGAAATCAGTCGGTGGTAACTATTGTGGGAGATGCACCTCAATCAAACACAGAGAATGATCCACACGATTTTATTAATTCCAATCCTTATTCAGAACCGAACGAACCTCAAATTCAACAGCAAGTATCTGCTCAATACATTGAACCTACGCTGGAAAATGGTTTTCATATTCGTTTTGAACTAAATCAAGCTTCCCAAGAGTACACGATTAAAAAGCCGGATACATCTGCATTATCGTCAGGTTTTACTACCTCTTCTTCTTCTGGTGGCGGAGCTTCGGTTGGCAAATCTAAAAAGCATAATCCTTCTCTTGAAGAACGGGCTTTTAATACCAAAAAACGTTTCAGAACATGGTTCCCAAAACGTAAAAAACGTTACCGCCCTCATCTATGTGGTAGATTTTAACCAGCCAGTTGGCAGACACCTCTGATACCTTTTATAGTTTTCATTATTATATGAAGTAGTTTGGCTTTATATATGTATTGCTATATTTGTAACACATGAGATGGATTTTAAAAGTATTTTTTAGTTTATATTTTAGTTCTATGTTTTTCTGCATGAGCAGTCAAACAATCGGAAAAGAATACCCTGCCGGCAATGGCGGTAAAATTTTTCTTCCCCAAGGGGATATTTCTTTTGCGGATGAAGTTGTAGACTTTAAAAGAGGAGAGCCGGATGCCGTTACTGAAGCTTGTGATTCCATGTTATCTATTGGTATTGCCGATTTTGCAGGTGTAGCATCTAATTTCACCTCTTTAGGTTGTGGTGGAACACTTACTTTAAGGTTTACCGACAATGCCCTCATCAATATTGAAGGTCCCGATTTATACGTTTTTGAAGTTGGAAAATACATTGAAACGACACAACTTTATGTATCGAAAGATGCTAAAAACTGGATTTCGGTTGGAGCAATCAGCGGTGGCGTTTCTTTGGTGGATATTGGAGATTCGGTAAAACAATTTGATGTATTCCATTATGTAAAATTGGAAGATTTAAAAACGGATTGCAAAGGCTCATGGCCCGGTGCCGATATTGATGCCGTTGCAGCAATTGGTTCTGGACCACAAATTACACTTAGCAGTGCCGTCCTTTTCGATTTTGATAAATATGAGTTGTTGGCGAATTCCAAACTAGAATTGGATAACCTCATCGAACAAATAAAAAAGCAAAACCCTTCAAAAATTATTATTGAAGGACATACCGATAATATTGGTCAGGAAAACTATAATCAAACACTATCTGAAAAACGAGCAGGGGCGGTAAAAGACTATATTCTTTCAAAAGTCGTGATGAGTAAATCGAAGGCAAAATCCATCGGTTATGGCAGCTCTTTGCCAGTCGCCCTTAATGAAACAAAGGAAGGACAAGACAAAAACCGCAGGGTGAGCATTATCTTGATACCATAACTTTGGTGTGCGGCACTTCTGTTTTTAATAAAAACGGTGTTACAAATCTATTCGTCTATAAAAAGCGTTCATTCGTTGCTTTTTTTTATCTTTGCATTCCAAAATAAAAAACATTCGTTCACAATGAAAAAATTAGGTTCACTTACTTTACTTATCGCTTCCCTTGTTTGTGCAAACATCGCTGTGGCTCAATCAGATAAAAAAGTAGATCCATATGTTGCGGATCAAAATTTCATCAATGGGAATTATGAAGCGGCACTCGAAGATTATTTGCTGCTGCTGGATGATACAAAAACCGATAAGTACAATTATAACATTTCGATTTGTTATTTGAATACCAATATTAACAAAACCAAAGCGATTCCTTATTTGGAAATCCTTACCCGCAAGCCGAAGTACGACCCTAATTCCATGTATTTGTTGGGAAGAGCATATCATTATGCCTACCGTTTTGACGATGCAATTAAAGCATTTAACACCTTCAAACAAACCGGAAGAGGGAATGCTGATAACCTGAAAGATGTGGATCGTCAGATTCAATTTTGTATCAATGCAAAAGAGTTGATGAAGTTTCCAGTAGATGTGAAATTTGAAAACCTTGGCCCAAATGTGAATTCACCTTATACAGATTATTATCCATTCGTTCCAAGTGATGAATCGTTTATTATGTTTAATACACGTAGACCGGACGAAGGTGCTGAGCGTGTAAAAGAGGATGGTACGCATCCTGCAGCCATTTATGTATCTAAAGTGGTAGATGGTGCTTTCGTAAAATCAAAAAACATCGGTCCACCTATCGCTAAAAAAGACGGGGAACAAGAAATTATTGGTTTGTCAGCCACCGGAGAAATCATGTTGCTGTACTACACGAATTTAAAAGGAGTAGGTGATATTTATAGTACCACCACCGATAAAAACAAGAGCTTTAAACCTGCTGATAAATTGGATGAAAACATTAATTCATCAAAAGCAGAAGAAATTGCAGCATGTATTAGTACCGATGGTTTGATTTTATATTTTGCAAGCAACCGTGAAGGTGGCAAAGGTGGAACGGATTTATATTTCAGTCGCAAATTACCTAACGGAATGTGGGGGCCGGCACAAAACATGGGTGATGAAATCAATACACCTTTTGATGAAGATTTTCCGAACGTTTCTGCTGATGGGAAAGTGATCTATTTCAGCTCAAACGGTCACACCACAATGGGTGGTTATGATATTTTTAAGGCAGAATGGAATGCCGAAACAAAACAGTTTTCGAATCCTAAAAACGTTGGATATCCAATCAATACTCCTGAAGATAATTACAATTTCCGAATCTCCAGCAATGGTCGCTTTGGTTATATTTCAGCTTTACGCGAAGGCGGTTTAGGTGATTTGGATATTTATCGTGTTACGTTGAACGAAGTGGAGCCACAATATTCAGTTATTAATGGTGACATTACTTCCGCAGACTCAACTCAAAAATTAAATTTCCCGGATGTGTTCATTACCGTTTCTGACAGTAAAACACAAGAAGTAGTTGGGACATACATTCCCAATCCGAATTCCGGACGTTATGTAATGGTTTTAGCACCGGGTAACTATGAGATGAATGTGGAAGCGAACGGATTCCAAACCATCACGGAGAAGATTACTGTCTTAGATAAAAGTTCCTTTAAATTTGAAATTTCAAAACATATACAACTCAAACCCGAAGGATTTCAAACAAAATAATTCACAAAAAGCATCGCAAATAAAAGCGGTGCTTTTTTATTTTAGACTGGTTTTATTCGGTAATTTTGTATTCTAAATTTTTTGTATGAAAGCCAACATTGTTGAAACTTCTCAAAAACGAATCGTTATTGTAGGAGGCGGATTTGGCGGACTTCAATTAGCCCGTAAATTATTAAAATCAGATTATCAAATTGTGCTGATTGATAAAAACAATTATCATCAATTTCAACCTTTGTTTTATCAAGTAGCTACTGCCGGATTAGAACCCAGCACGATTGCCTTTCCTTTTCGTAAAATTTTTCAAAACAGCAAAAATATTCACGGTCGAATCGCTGCAGTTAATAGTGTTCGTACAGCAGATAATCAATTGGATACATCAATTGGTGTAGTGGATTACGATTATTTAGTAATCGCAATTGGAGCCGACACCAATTTTTTTGGAAACAAAAAGATGATGGAACTGGCCTATCCAATGAAATCGGTAGGGGAAGCTTTAACATTGCGGAATACCATTTTGCAAAATTATGAAGATGCATTATCCGAATCCGATAAAGAAGAAAGAAAACGATTGATGAATGTGGTTGTGGTTGGTGGTGGAGCAACGGGAGTGGAGGTTGCAGGAACATTAGCCGAGATGCGTAAAAGCATTTTACCCAAAGATTATCCGGAATTGGATTTTAAAATGATGCAAGTGTATCTTTTGGAAGGTTCGCCAAAAGTATTAAATGTGATGTCGGAAAATGCTTCTTCAAAAGCTGAAGAATATTTAAAAGGTTTAGGTGTGAATGTATTTTTAAATTCAAGGGTGAAAGATTACGATGGGAAAAACGTGTTTTTGGAAAATGGAAAAGAGATTCCTACAAAAACATTGGTATGGGCTGCAGGTGTTATCGGAAACAAAATACAAGGTTTAAATCCTGAAGTTGTTGCACCGAATAATCGAATTAAAGTGAATCGAAACAATCTAGTGGAAGGATATTCAAATATTTATGCAATTGGTGATATTGCGTTGATGACAGAAGATAAATTTCCGAAAGGACATCCGCAAGTTGCTCAAGTTGCCATACAACAAGCGGTTGCATTGTCACTGCATTTTAACAACTTACTTAATAATAAAATATCCAAAGAATTTTCTTACAAAGATTTAGGCTCCATGGCAACCATTGGAAGAAATAAAGCTGTAGCTGATTTTCCAAAATTTAAGTTTGCCGGCTTTTTTGCTTGGCTGATATGGATGTTTATACATCTTATGTCCTTAGTAGGCTTCAAAAACAGGCTGTTTGCTTTTATTAACTGGGCATGGAGTTATATCACATTTGATCAATCTTTACGTTTAATAATGAAACCATCCTCCAATAAAATGAAGGATGATGAAAAAACAAAAACAACATGAGTTTTGAAAAACATTTTTTAGAAAACACCGTTGGCGTATTTACAAATTACAGAACATTAGCCGAAAAGTCGTTTGCTCAATTGAGTGAAGATCAATATTTTCATTATTCACCGGATGCAGAGTCGAATAGCATAGCGATTATTATGAAACACATGGCTGGAAATATGATTTCTCGTTGGACTGATTTTTTAACGACTGATGGAGAAAAACCAACAAGAAACAGAGATGGCGAATTTATTGAAGGAAAGGAAACAAAAGAAGAATTACTAGCTTATTGGAATAAAGGGTGGGACGTGTTTATGAATACATTAACATTTCTAAGGGAAGAAGATGTATTAAAAACGATTACCATCAGAGGAGAAGCGTTAACAGTAACACAAGCATTAAACCGACAAACAGCGCATTATGCATACCACATCGGGCAAATTGTTTATCTGGCAAAACATATAAAAAGCAGTGACTGGAATTCGTTGTCTATTCCTAAAAATAAATCTGCCGAACACATGAAAGGTAGCTATCTTGATAACATAAAGTAATGTTTTTGGGTTGTCATTCCGATCGAAGTGGAGGAATCTTTATAATTTAATGAATTAATACGAATAGAAAGATCTCTCCACTTCGGTCGAGATGACATTTGAGTAAAAATTAAAGTATTTCGTTATCTTTACCTATATGATTACTTACATAATTTTAGCGATAACCGTTTTTACTTCCATTACAGCGATGGACAATCATACGTTGAAAAATAAACTGATGTTCAACGCTTATATGATTAAAGAACGAAAGGAATGGTATCGCTTTTTTTCGCATGGCATCATACATGCCGATTGGATGCATTTGGGATTCAACATGCTTTCATTATACATGTTTGGTAAAGCTGTAGAAGATGCTTACGCTGCTATTTTTGATGGGAAGGGGATGTTGTTTTTTATTATCCTTTATGTTGGCGGTTTGGTGATGTCATCTTTGTATTCCTACGAACGTAACAAAACGAATATTTATTACAACTCTTTAGGCGCTTCGGGAGCTGTTTCGGCTGTCATTTATGCGTATATCATGTTGGCACCAACTGCTCAATTGGGAATTATGTTTATCCCGGTTCCAATTCCAGCATACATTTTTGGTTTCATTTATTTAGGAATTGAGTACTATTTAAGCAAACGTGGAAACACCGGAATTGCTCATGATGCACATTTTTGGGGTGCAATTTATGGAATTGTGCTCACCATCATTTTAAGACCACATGCAGTATCTATCTTTTTAGATCAAATTTTAGGACGATGAAAAAAGCAGTTTTTTTGGATAGAGATGGAGTAATTAATGTAGAACGTGGTTATACGCACCGTTTAGAAGATTTTGTAATCCTCCCTGATTTATTAGAAGTACTTCAGTTAGTTCAAAAAAAAGGATATTTATTGATTGTTGTCTCCAACCAAAGTGGAATTGCAAAAGGTTTGTACAAACAATCGGATGTCGAAGTTTTGCATAAATACATGATGGGGGAGTTTGTGAAAAATAATATTAAGATTTCTGAAATCTATTACTGTGTGCACCATCCGGATGTAAGTAAATGCATTTGTCGTAAACCTGACTCATTATTTGTAGAAAAAGCGTTGGCGCGTTTTGAAATAGATCCCAAACAATCCTATTTTATAGGTGATAAAGAGCGGGATACTGAAGCTGCTGAGAAAGCAGGCGTAAAAGGAATTTTAATTGAAGCAAACATCTCATTGAAAACGATTTTAAATCAAATTAATTAATTTTATTTTTCATCCCGCTAGCTTTCGGGATTCCAGTTTTTAAATTGGGAATACTACAATGGAAAACTATATCAATCATAACGGTAATTTTGTTTTGTCGGATGCACCCATCGTAACCGCCAACAACCGTTCATTCAGATATGGTGATGCATTGTTTGAAACCATCCGCTTGGCAAATTACAACCCTCAATTTTTAAAAGAGCATTTGCAACGCTTAACTGCCGGTATGGAGGTGTTGAAGATGGAAAAACATCCTAATTTGAATACTGTGTTCATTGAACATGCCATTTTAGAATTGGCGCAAAAAAATAATGTCACTTCCGATGGACGAGTAAGGTTAACGATTTATCGTAATGAAGGTGGTTTATATGCACCGAGCGACAATAAAGTATCGTTTGTTGTGGAAGTCTACCCGATTGAAGAGAAAGGGTATGTGCTGAATCAAAAAGGATTTACCGTTGACTTGTTTACCGAATTTAAAAAGGCACAAAATGCATTGTCATCTATTAAATCAGCAAATAGCGCGATTTATGTGATGGCGGGAATTAATAAAATCAATAATAAACTGGATGAATGTCTGCTGTTAAATGACAAACATCATATTATTGAAGGGATAAGTTCCAATATCTTTGCTGTGAAAAATGGAGTGCTGTATACACCTCCCGTGAGTGATGGTTGTGTAGATGGCGTGATGAGAAGGAAGATTATTGAAATTGCTCAAGCAAATAAAATTGCAGTATATGAAATTTCTGTGATGCAAAATGTTTTGCTCGGTGCAGACGAATTGTTCTTAACCAATACCATCAATGGTATACGTTGGGTAGTTGCATACAAACAAAAAAGATATTTTAACGATACATCACAAAGATTAACACAAAAATTAAATGAATTGATTTCAACTTCTTCTTAACCTAATGTTGGGTTCATTCGAACTTTCATTTCATCCCGATAGCTATCGGGAGAAGTCGAGAAATCTGTATTTAAATTAGACTTATTATGGAAGACCTCAGATTATACATTAATACATTGCGTCACGATTTTGCTAAACAAACATTAGGAAAAAAGGATGTCCACGTAAACCCTATATTGCAATTTGAAAAATGGTTTAAAGAAGCAGTCGAGTCAAAGGTGAATGAACCCAATGCAATGACTGTTGCTACCGCTACATCCGATGGTAAACCAAGTGCCCGCATTTTATTACTTCGAAATTTTGATGAAAAAGGTTTTGTATTTTATACCAATTATACCAGCAGAAAAGGTGGAGAGATTTTAAAAAATCCGTATGCCTCGCTATTGTTTTTTTGGCCGGAATTGGAACGACAAGTTCGAATAGAAGGAAGGTTGACAAAACAAAGTGCCGAAGAGTCGGATGCTTATTTTCAAACACGCCCGCGAACAAGTAAGCTAGGTGCATGGACATCAGAGCAAAGTAGAGTAGTAGCAAGTAGGAGCGTATTGGATGAAGAATACAAAAAGCTTTCAGAAAAATATCCCGGTGAAGTCGTTCCACGTCCTATCTATTGGGGTGGCTATGTTTTAGAACCCACCAGTATAGAATTTTGGCAAGGCCGACCGAGTCGTTTGCATGATCGTCTCTTATATACAAAAGAAAAAAGTAGTTGGAAGTTGGAACGATTAGCTCCTTAGATAAAGTGTGATATTGTATATTTCATCCCTACGGGGTTGATAATTCAAAAAAAATCCCTTCGTTTTCATTTCGACAAGTGTCGAGAAAACAAAGGGATTTTTATTTGAAAAGAATTGAATCTTATTCTGCTTTTTTAGCTGCTTTTTTAGGGGCTGCTGCCTTTTTAGGTGGCTGCCTTTTTAGGTGCTGCTGCCTTTTTTGGAGCTGCTGCTTTTTTCGCTGGACCAGCTGCTCTTTTCGCTTTCGCTCTTGCAGATTTATTTTTTCTACGAACTCCAAATGAGCCCATTGCTAATTTGCCTTTTTTACTTTTTTTATCACCTTTTCCCATAATAGTTTTATTGTGTTTTGGTTAATTTCTGATACAAACGTACGTTAATTTTATAAAAAATCAAATTCTTATTCGTCTTAATACGTGTTACTTACTAAAGAGCACTTTTCTTAGCGATGTAATCTTTTTCAATCAATTCAACTTTCGGAATTGAATTGCGCAACCATCTTAATAATAATTCTTCTTTCTCTATATCACTCAAATGCCAATGAATATTCGATTTGTGAAGTTTCTCTTTTAGCGTATGCAAGCATAAAGCTGCACTTACTGAGATGTTAAAACTTTCAGTAAATCCATACATCGGAATTTTTACAAATTCATCAGCATGTTCACGAACTGTATCCGATATTCCGGTTAATTCTGTTCCAAAAAATAATGCAATTGGTTTGTCAACAGATAAGTCTTCTAAATTACAATCTTTCTCATGTGGAGTGGTTGCTACAATCCGATAGCCTTGTGCTTTTAGTTTTTGAATGCAATCCAATGAATTGTTTTCTGCTTTGCGATATCTGTGCAAGTTTAACCACTTAGGGGCACCCAAGGCAATGTCTTTGTTAACCGTGTAGGCATTTTTGTTTTCAATGATGTGAATATCTTGAATCCCAAAAATATCGCAAGAGCGTAAAACAGCACTTGCATTGTGTGGTTGATACAAATCCTCCAATGCAATGGTGATGTGTCGTGTTCTGTATTCCAGTACATTGTCAAATTTCCCTCTGCGCGTTTCGGAAATGAATTGCGATAAGTATGTGATTAATTCTTTTGTCATTATGCTCTGCCATTCGATTTTGCAACCATGTTTGCGATACGATACAACAATCGAGCTCCAACATTTGCGTCCCATTCGTCACCACCCGGAGCAACTTCATTGATATCAAATGCAATGATCCGTTTGCCGGAGTCAACAATTTTTTCTATTAACATTAAAATCTGTTCAAACTCAAATCCTCCTGCAACAGGTGTTCCTGTACTCGGACAAAGTTTTGGGTCTAACCCGTCAATATCAAAACTTAGATACACTTCATTGGGTAACTGTGCAATGATATCATTACAAATCGTTGTCCAGGTTGCTCCATCCAATTGTCTGTGTTTGATATCTCTGTCGAAAAAAGTATGTATTCTCCCGTTCGAATTTTTGATGATGTCAAATTCAGCTTGACAATAATCACGAATTCCAACTTGAACCAGTTTGGATACTTGCGGTATTTTAAGTGCATTAAACATGATAGAAGCATGGGAGAATTCAAATCCTTCGTATGCATCGCGTAAATCAGCATGCGCGTCAATTTGTAAAATTGCAAAAGAGTTATTCTTTTCAGCTAACGCTTGCATTAATCCAAGTGGAGTAGAGTGGTCACCACCCAACAAGGCAACTATTTTGTTTTTATCCATAAAGGAAAGTGATTTTTCCTTCACCCAATTATTCATTTTTACACATTCGGCATTGATGAGTTGACGGATGTTTTCCATTTCGTCATTCGACTCAGGGGAATCTCCTTCTTGTAACAATTCAATGTAGGTCTCTGCTTTCCTTCTAAGACTTTCACTTTTGCTAGCGATATCATCAGAGATGGTATCCATGGCTAATCCAATTTTCCATGCATCTGGAATTTTAGGGTCAAATAAATCTACTTGGTAGGAAGCGTTGTATACTACTTGAGGACCTAACGCAGTTCCACCACTGTAAGATACGGTTACTTCCCAAGGTACAGGAAGAATGACAACCTCAGCTTCGTCCACCGTAAACGGTAAACCATAAATATTGTTATTTGCATCCCCCAAACTGTTGGGATCGAAATTGTTTATTTTATCTTGCTTGCTCATATTTTATTTTTGAGGAACGAAAATACATAAAATAAAAAAGTCCCGCATTTCTGCGGGACTTTTTTATTTGATTTAGTCAACGACTATTTGTTAACTGTTTTAGCTAAATCAGCGCCAGCTTTAAACTTAGCAACTTTTTTAGCAGCAATTTTAATTGCTTTTCCAGTTTGTGGGTTGCGACCAACTCTAGCAGCTCTTTTAGAGATAGAGAAAGATCCGAAACCAACTAATGCAACTCTGTCACCTTTTTTAAGTGCTTTTGTTGTAGCGTTTACGAATGCATCTAATGCTCTTTGAGCATCTGCTTTTGTTAATTTCGCTTCTGCTGAGATAGCGTCAACCAATTCTGCTTTGTTCATTTGATTAGTTTTTAAAGG is part of the Bacteroidota bacterium genome and encodes:
- the pdxH gene encoding pyridoxamine 5'-phosphate oxidase, which produces MEDLRLYINTLRHDFAKQTLGKKDVHVNPILQFEKWFKEAVESKVNEPNAMTVATATSDGKPSARILLLRNFDEKGFVFYTNYTSRKGGEILKNPYASLLFFWPELERQVRIEGRLTKQSAEESDAYFQTRPRTSKLGAWTSEQSRVVASRSVLDEEYKKLSEKYPGEVVPRPIYWGGYVLEPTSIEFWQGRPSRLHDRLLYTKEKSSWKLERLAP
- a CDS encoding agmatinase family protein produces the protein MSKQDKINNFDPNSLGDANNNIYGLPFTVDEAEVVILPVPWEVTVSYSGGTALGPQVVYNASYQVDLFDPKIPDAWKIGLAMDTISDDIASKSESLRRKAETYIELLQEGDSPESNDEMENIRQLINAECVKMNNWVKEKSLSFMDKNKIVALLGGDHSTPLGLMQALAEKNNSFAILQIDAHADLRDAYEGFEFSHASIMFNALKIPQVSKLVQVGIRDYCQAEFDIIKNSNGRIHTFFDRDIKHRQLDGATWTTICNDIIAQLPNEVYLSFDIDGLDPKLCPSTGTPVAGGFEFEQILMLIEKIVDSGKRIIAFDINEVAPGGDEWDANVGARLLYRIANMVAKSNGRA
- a CDS encoding 30S ribosomal protein THX, with protein sequence MGKGDKKSKKGKLAMGSFGVRRKNKSARAKAKRAAGPAKKAAAPKKAAAPKKAAT
- a CDS encoding RNA methyltransferase — protein: MTKELITYLSQFISETRRGKFDNVLEYRTRHITIALEDLYQPHNASAVLRSCDIFGIQDIHIIENKNAYTVNKDIALGAPKWLNLHRYRKAENNSLDCIQKLKAQGYRIVATTPHEKDCNLEDLSVDKPIALFFGTELTGISDTVREHADEFVKIPMYGFTESFNISVSAALCLHTLKEKLHKSNIHWHLSDIEKEELLLRWLRNSIPKVELIEKDYIAKKSAL
- a CDS encoding HU family DNA-binding protein, producing MNKAELVDAISAEAKLTKADAQRALDAFVNATTKALKKGDRVALVGFGSFSISKRAARVGRNPQTGKAIKIAAKKVAKFKAGADLAKTVNK